GCATACAGCGACGTGTTATCACTCGGTAAATGCAAAAATTACCGAAGTTACGAAAACTTGCATCAGCCACGGGTAATCAGCGTACCGAAACCTGCATTTCACGGGTTGCTATGGTGCTGAGAGTAATCCCTGAACACCGCCTGTCTGCAGTTTATGAACCGATGATTAACATGGTTTTGACTGGTCCTAAAC
This window of the Citrobacter freundii ATCC 8090 = MTCC 1658 = NBRC 12681 genome carries:
- a CDS encoding AraC family transcriptional regulator N-terminal domain-containing protein; its protein translation is MVLRVIPEHRLSAVYEPMINMVLTGPKRMMIDDRTLQYYSAQNS